The nucleotide sequence gactacatggtggaagtatcagactacatgggggaggtatctgactacatggggagaggtatctgactacatggggggaggtatctgactacatggggggaggtatctgactacatggggggaggtatctgactacatgaggaggtatctgactacatgggggaggtatctgactacatggtggaggtatctgattacatgggggaggtatctgactagatGGCGGGagctatctgactacatggggggtatctgactacatggggggaggtatctggccacatgaggaggtatctgactatatggggaggtatctgactacatggggaggtatctgactacatggggggaggtatctgactacatggggggaggtatctgactacatggggggaggtaactgactacatggggggaggtatctgactacatgagagaggtatctgactacatggagggaggtatctggctacatgaggaggtatctggctacatgggggaagtatctggctacatgggagagttatctgactacataggggaggtatctgactacatggggggaggtatctggctatctGGGCAGAGGTATCTGACttcatggggggaggtatctggctacatggggagttatctgactacatggggaggtatctgactacatggggagttatctgactacatgagggaggtatctgactacatggggaggtatctgtctACATGGCGGGAGGTATCTTGCTATATATAAGGAGGTaccttgactacatggggagcaggtatctggctacatagggggaggtattcGGCTACATGGGtagaaggtatctggctacatagaagaaggcctcttgactacattggcgagatatctggctacatagaaggaggcctcttgactacatggtggaggtatctgactacatggggaggtatctgactacatgggggaggtatctgactacatgggggaagtatctgactacatgggggaagtatctgactGCATGGTGGAgatagctgactacatggggaggtagctgactacatggggaggtatctgactacatggtggatgTATCTGACtgcatggggaaggtatctggctacatggtggaggtatctgactacatggtggaggtagctgactacatgaggggaaggtatctgactacatgagggggaggtatctgactacatggggggaggtatctgactacatggggggaggtatctgactacatggggggaggtatctgactacatggggggaggtatctgactacatggggggaggtatctgactacatggggggaggtatctgactacatggggggaggtatctgactacatggggggaggtatctgactacatggggaggtatctgactacatggggggaggtatcagactacatgggggaaaggtatctgactacatggggggaggtagctgactacatggggggaggtatctgactacaagagagggaggtatctggctacatagaaggaggcctcttgactacatggggggagctatctggctgcagggggacatatccagctctgtgggatatatccctcctgcttctctggtacccggtttactgacggcctgctcagccaatcagtgcactgtcccaccgtaaacactgattggctgagaaggccatcagtgagccgggagccagagaagcaggtggaagtacaggcagataggtatgatctgttaagggccAGGAGCTAATAAGgtaaataggcagtggctacattctcgcagcagaatgaaaatcctctgtgagaatgcagagctataggccataacagtagaggacactatgttcttatatacaggtgtatcgtgctgtataccgtatataccatgtgtgatgACCAGTgacctgtatagaggacactatgggggagatttatgaaagggtgtaaatatacacctggtgtaaactgcccactgcaaccgatcaccacaactcctcttttattctaccagagctgaaagctgagctgtgattggttgttgtgggcagtttgtatatttacaccctttcataaatcttcccctatgttctTATATAAAGCTGCATGGtgcagtatacagaatataccatgtGTGATGACCAGTGATCTCTATATAGGTGACACTATGTTCTTCTATAcatgtgcaggaggatgaagggggtagtagtataatgatgaagTGGTAGAAATATAATGACAGAAGTGCAGGAAGGATTCGGACAGCCGTGGGTGACATACGTGGAGGCTGAGTGACAGAGCCGGATCCCCGGGCGCCGTCACTCACAACctccacagcctgctgcaggagaGATGATGAACTTTGCCCCATGTAAGACCCAAGTACCGACGGGAGAAGGAGCTTGCCGGGTCACTAGTGAAAGCCGCGCCGTTCCTATGTGCGGTGACCTGGCAAGCTCCTTCTCCCGCCTCTACTTGGGTCTTACATGGGGGCAAAGTTCATCATCtctcctgcagcaggctgtggagGTTGTGAGCGACGGTGCCCGGGGATCCAGCTACGTCACTCAGCCTCCACGTATGTCACCCACGGCTGTCCAAATCTCCCCCCGGAGCAGGACTGGAACAGGAGTAGCGGGCCCCGTCACTCAGCCTCCACAGAGCAGTGATACTCCACAGCCAGCAGAGCATTCTGTATGTCACCCACTGCTGCCGAATCTCTCCCCCGCCTGGAGCAGAGCTGGAGCAGGACTAGCGGGCGCCGTCACTCACAGCATCGACGGTCTGCTGCAGGGGAGATAATGAACTTTGCGAACATCTTCCTTTAaagctaatgaccccccccccataaatgtgTGCCGTCACCCCCATAATCACTGCGTGCCAACCAGCCCCCTATGATAACAGTGTATGTTCTGTTACACAGTAAACACCAGGTAATAACCAGCAGTGGGCAGAAAGAAAGCAAAGGGGGCAGGTACAAAAGCAGGGAGAaccaatgcatgatgggaaatgtagtggctcaaaatactcagttgGCATTGGTAAGTAAGACCAGCTAAGTTtgtgagcatttcattttttttagctcttgaggggaatacccctttaacaacatgtTTCAATCATGGTGGAAACTGTGCTCCCATATCTCCCCTAAtagccaggcccgcttctgccatgaggcggaatgagtattccgcctcaggcggcagattttgcagacctgcagggggcggcatgcccggctgataatctggcggaccgggcaaatgcccgctgggccgcccagattatcagttgtagggccgcctgccgggcccctccagaacatacactaccacccccacctccctggaacacccagggtCCGCGGCCACTGGAGCTCTTTAAGgcggatctgcccctttaaaagcagggggctccgctaccactagctgttctaaccagtccactgagcttccggacaggtcacctgatgcacgccggccccgtaagctcacagctccagccccgcgcgccgcacctctaccgcggtcctgtgcggtcagctgttACATGTATGCCACCGAGCAGGAGAATAGAGAGGTGCGGCACgcagggctggagctgtgagcttacggggccggcgtgcctCAGGTGACCTGtccggaagctcagtggactggttagaacagctagtggtagcagagccccctgcttttaaaggggcagattcgccttgaagagctccggcggccgcggcccctgggtgttccaggaAGGTGGGGGCTGGTAGTGTATGTTGGTGGTGGGCTTGCTGCGGGCccgcgcgcgcggggggggggaggtggttcgagtgccagtgaggggggcggcggcctgaggtttgcctcaggcggcacagaccccagaatcggccctgctaaTAGCCACGTTATGTTGCCTAAAATTTCAAAACATCTCTATTTGGGGAGAAATTGGGACATGAATCCAAACTTGTAGACATTTTCCCTGTAGTGACCAAAACATGGGTAATATATAACCATAGGCATTTTCCAACACCAAAACATTTTTCCAGGGATTTCAGGAGGCGGACCTTCACAGATCAGCTAAACACCAacaattattaaagggaaactaaaggGAGACTTTAACCAGCTGTCACGTTCCTATTGGGCCGGGGATGCTAAGAATAAAGGTGACTTTCTTACCACTAACCTCAGCGCTGTTCTTGGTAACCCATGTTTTTTATGAATATATAAGTTAGGTGTTTAGATGTACAAAGCAGACACtcatccagcccccccccccccccccccccccggccaactGCCTCCTCATCAATATTTGATATCTGAGGGGTGAGCTGGCAGGGCAGATCTGTGCTCCGAAGGCTGTAGTAcggcccccagtgcaccataGTTACATATGATAAAACAGGATTTATCGACagtggtgctgaggaggaaggtaagaaaattacctttattctTGGTGTTCCCGGCCCTATAGGGACATGACAgcaaaaaatatttctttacaaTGGTGTGTTagagggaagagaaaaaaaacacaatttactgCTGTTGCATACTGTCACcttattaaagtggtattctggaaAAAGTTAATTCAGTGATATGTAACTGCTAGGACCAGAGCTtctgaagccctgcagttcccaaaacagccattggtggcagcagaggagccatGTCTTCCCTTACTTAGTGCTGCCAGTCaatcaaaattaaaaaacaaaccaacTTGGATTAGTATGCATATTCTTATAACTATGTAAAAGTACTGTTTTCTGCTAATTTCAAATGAAAAATTACATcaacaaaaaatgaaaaagtacAAAACAGTGAGAGGCTTCAGAAGTGATGTCCTAAGTATAGAATGCGCTGTGCTAAGTAAAtcacaaaaaatacatatacagatactaaAAGGTAAAAATACTATCCTGTTCTGTGTTCTGTTGTATTGCAGATCATGTTGTATAAAATAATCGATCAATGACTGTATCCTGAAAGACTTTTTTATATGAATGGACAGCAACAACAACAGTGCCCTCTAGTGTACCAGAATATAACTGCAAGACATACAGTGGATGCTGaattctctgtgatgtgtgtatctgtatgtgcAATAAATATCAAGAGATTGTCTGGATTCCTGCAGTGACAGGACACTACTAAGGCTTCTTTTAGACGTCCCACCAAGCATTGTTATTGAGGGCACATTAGCATTAGGTGAtttatcagctgatcactggtccttTTCCCCATTATCAGGAGTGAGCGTTCTTAggagtgaggttcttagcgcacaatttctcacattgtgcgagcccatctgccacgtcacggcgacctcattcagatgggtccctacactaacgctATTTATTTATTGAACTTTTTTATTCATTTGATCTAGTTACTATGGGCTTCTCTACAGTGAATGACTATGAATATAAAAGCACATTACAGGTGATAAAACTTTTACACCACATGGGTCTTGTGCTACATATACgatgttagtgtagggacccacctgagggTAGAAGTGCTGCAGGTGGGATCATACAATACATGGAAATTGAATATAATAAACTGCACCCGTACAATTTAGTAACAATAGTGGGTGAAATTGTTAAGAATCAATTGTTTGTTTTctctaaaaaaaggaaaaagattttaGTTTATGTGGCTTTGGGGGTGCAGGCCAAGCTTTGCTTTCTGTAAAATGTAGCATCTATAAGTACCGGTAATAGGTTTCTCCTTCCTGTGTGACATTGCATGGTCACAGTGTTCTGTATATGTGGCTATGACATTAGGAACATTTGTACAATTACCAAACTGATGTCACACTGGGTCCTTATCACACAACCACACTGGGCCTGTAACTTACATTAAGGCTGCAAGCGTTTTTTAGCCAGGCTCTGCAGTTGTTAttgaccaggggtggggaacctttctCCTGTCGACGGCCATTCAGGCATTTATAAAATTATTTGAGGGCCATAGACTACACAGCTGCTGCACTTAATATTATGCTATGCACTTAACCCCTCAATATTGCCCCCCAGcagtgcacttaaaggggttatccaacgtaaGAAAAacctgaccactttcttccagagttgCAAaatctacacccaaactggagacgagagaggttctgtctctggaagaaagtcgccatgtttttctaacactgcatTGCAGGACCTAGGGGAGCCAGGTGGTGTTTAGCTGGGGGCAAGATGTTGGTGTACTgctggggcacttgtcacagcgGCCAGGAGTGATACAGTATGTTCCCACCCCTGGATGTTCCGACACACAATGTATGATAGAACAGTCTGTAGTGCAGGTGtagaggaaccacagagtccagcaaATATATACGTAACCACTTGTAAACTTTACTCTAGAAAATCATCTTAATGTCACAGTACACAATAAACAGACCTTGTTTCCATAAAGATACCATGTAGGTAACATTTGACTGAGATCCCTTGATGAGCTGGgaacttgagaataatacttttaGACTTGGAATACTTTATAAATCACAGTTTGTTGCTGGTGGATAATACTTATGATAAGGTCTATGGATACTCTGAGATACCTGACTGTAGTGACTTTAGTTGACTAGACTTGATGTGAGTGACCTTTTAGTGACTTGGGGTGGTGGCGGAGAATAAACTGCAGCAGGAACactctctgtatactctctctgGAACACACTGACTGGATTGTGCACCAATCtagttccccccctcccccctatacatacctctcAGGGACTGTAGGATTTGGTAGAAATCCTCTAGAAGGTGCTAAACTATAGCTGGTGATAGGTTAGGAGACAGAGGATGGAAAagtgtgaggtacccagctcagggattggttcTCAGTAGCATACAGTTATATTCAAATAAGAATAATCATTTTGCAGTAAACCCATTAGTTGACGCTTCCACTTAGCTGTAGTGTAGTGCAAGCCTATGACCTTAATGCTTCCCTGTTCTTCTTCTTGACATGGTGTCCCCTTCCTTCTTGATTCCTGTAAGTGACTGTGGTGGATACTGAAGATATTCTAAAACCTGATGACAATTGGCAtacgctttatttatttatttttttaaagtcttatttagaattaaaaaaaaataaataaatccggcctcctccaccccttaatagccggccatCTCTCACCTCTTTCCCCAGACCTATGACAGCATTGTCATTGACCCAGGGAAATCCAATCACcggtatataatattatactatacacagagtataAATCTGTATATAGTACCATGAGGATGGAATTATTATAGACATGTGCTAAAAAAATcttaatcttttctttttctctcatatCCAACACCGCACTAGGAGCTGGTGCGGTCATGGATGTGAGGAAATCCTTTCACCGGTGAAAAAAATCTCACACATGCCTATAGTTATACAGCGCAGATGGGCTGGCGCTTCCACTTACCTTACCAGTGTGGCTTACCTACTGGCTTGTTGTGCAGTGTAGGGGTCCAGCCATGTTGTTCTTCTCCACATGTGTCCGCTTCCTTCCTGCAGGTGTCTTGTTGGTGTCCTTGATGACTGATGGTCATTGGGGGTCCACTCTTCATGGTCTTCGGTCTGTGGATCCTCTTCTGCCAGGTGCTCAGGGGTTAAGCTCACTCTGATGACTTTAGAGCTGGCCAAAGGTCTTCGAGGTGACAAACGAAAACCCCCGGAATATGGCCTGTTCCTCCGATGTCAGACGACACGTCCTGGCCTCTTTTACCTCCATGGTCTTCAGATAGAACTTTTCGGTCTGCTGAGGCTTAGATGGTTTCGATGGGATGCGTGGTGGGGTCATCTCGAGGGCTTCCACCTTGACCCAATCAATAGGCTGGAAAAATTGATGTTCTCTGGTGTTTCGGTTGGCTCCCAAGCGCTGTGCAGGATCTTGCTGGAGGAGCTGGAATGAGAAATGTACATATTATTTAGTGACCATAACTCTTGAGGCTGTGTAGATAAGAGAGAGCACTTATCTTTGTGAATGGCAGCCTATCCTATTGTCTACTGGATGGCATAGAGATGATTGAGCCTTAATTCTGATGAATTGTAAAGTCTTCAGAATTTTCTCATTTGACATAATTTGTCTACAGAGAGGGTTAAAAGGGGTCTTGCATGTGCAGCCAGcactctattcattgtctatgggcttCTGCATAATGACACATTAAGTGTAATATTCCTTatccccataaagaatgaatggagtgcttgATGTGCGTGCATGGTCTGAACCATTCATACCTGATCCGATCAGATAGACACTGACCTGTGTGATGAAGTCTTCGGCGCCGGAGCTGGTGTCATCGATGGGGGTTGGATGGTAGTCACGCCCTCCGGTAATCATTTTCTTCATGATGACACCAAATGAATACCAGTCTGCTCCGGCGCCATATCCCTTCCTTGCCAGCATCTGCAATAAAGAAAACAACAGATATTATCTTGAGTTTATTGAAGTGGGATGTCGCCAGGATGTGCCATGACTTTAAGAATGGTGGGGGACTGATCTCTGGGAGCCGCATAAACTGTAACAGGGAGATGCAACGTTGGTGCAGCACTGAATGCCCCTGAATGTTTTCCTCCTGCACAGTAACCCTCAGTTATAGGCATTCTAAAGCGACACTATTCACATTAGTGTGGCATTACCCCCCCTTTGGAGTTTTGTCTTGCATAGAGATGTTCTTAGTCACATGGCTATGTAGGAAAAAAGAGACAAATACTACATCAGCGCCCCCGGCAGTCTTCTAATTTTTGTGaagccagaggtcagacccccagagATGGCATATTCTAGCAGTATACCATCACCTGCTATACCctgtaatagaagcaaattagtgGACAATAGGAAGATCTCTTACCTCGGGAGCCATGTAGCCTGCGGTCCCAGCGTATTGGGTGGCTTTTCGGTCTGCGAAGATGTTTTCCAGAGCGAGACCGAAATCTGTGATCTTGATGTGCCCTGTTTCAGCCACCAGGATGTTCTCGGGCTTGAGGTCTCGGTGGATGACGCCTCTTGAGTGGAGATATTGGATGCCACACACGAGCTCAGCGGCGTAGAATCTTGCACTGGAGATCTTCAGCGGCCCCTCCGATCGCAAAAGTTGGTCAAAGTCCCCGCAGCTCATGTATTCCAGCCCAAATAGAACAAACAACTTGGTCTGGAATGCAAAGTCTGCGTGGACTAGGAAGGGGCTCCCAGATGCCAGCTGTAAGACTCGGCGCTCCACCATCACATCCGCCTCCTCGATGTCGTCTAGCAGGACTCGCTTCTTGATGATCTTGACAGCGAACTGTTGGCTGGTGACGGTGTCTTGTGCCAACATGACCATTCCGTAGTTTCCCTCGCCGAGCACATGA is from Dendropsophus ebraccatus isolate aDenEbr1 chromosome 14, aDenEbr1.pat, whole genome shotgun sequence and encodes:
- the LOC138771827 gene encoding protein kinase C delta type-like; this translates as MSAGPSHSANMEDEEIVVRRKRKKTGGRILDSSDDEKTSLKSQGRKRRRETLASEKTPRCPLDSSDDEMKTSVKGQRRKKSSEKSNDGEAKQMKKEVVAGKRKAKKRHIVDSAVEKKPPINIHMEEDMAGRRRAKKRNILDSAVEEKKPPIKIQKKEEKKEDQAASGGPSSVQPTGNDSTISNTILQRLRFHHVLGEGNYGMVMLAQDTVTSQQFAVKIIKKRVLLDDIEEADVMVERRVLQLASGSPFLVHADFAFQTKLFVLFGLEYMSCGDFDQLLRSEGPLKISSARFYAAELVCGIQYLHSRGVIHRDLKPENILVAETGHIKITDFGLALENIFADRKATQYAGTAGYMAPEMLARKGYGAGADWYSFGVIMKKMITGGRDYHPTPIDDTSSGAEDFITQLLQQDPAQRLGANRNTREHQFFQPIDWVKVEALEMTPPRIPSKPSKPQQTEKFYLKTMEVKEARTCRLTSEEQAIFRGFSFVTSKTFGQL